The genomic stretch GTCTAGAGTGGGGtctcaatattttgatgCAGATTTTAATGTACCTAGgtttgaaaatgattttcTACATCCCGATGAGCCAGCATTAAATCAGAAGttaatacaaaatatgTTAACTcaagaaagaagaaaagatcAACATAATAATCAAAGTTTTTTTACAACAGATACTACAAATGGTATCCCTAACGGGCTAACTAACTCATCGAAGCATTTTAGAGATGAACCTAGTGCTAGtagtaataaaattcaaaacaCTAAAAGGAATAACagtttaaatttatcttcCCAATTTGATATAGATATGAATGATAATACACGAACAAACTTTATCAGAGCTGGAGctgattttaaaaattcaaaagatgATGCTAATAGAACCATTTCCAAACTTTTAAGAGATGATACAGATGTTACATCCTCTACGCTTATTCAAGATgatggtgatgatgatgatattttgCTATCCAGAAAGTCCGTCGCATTTGATCAAGAAACTTCAGGAGATCAAACCCTTACATTCAAACCTTCTACGGTTTCCCAAACTGAAATGGATGTTTTATTAGATCCAATTGGCATATCCAcaagaaaatcaaaaagaGGAAATGTTAAAAGTAATAAGAAGCCTAAAGCGTTTATTAGAGATGGTCAAAAGATATACCCTGGAGAAGATGAAGACGATGAAATTGTTGAGACTATTACATCCAATAGACgaaataatatatcttcAACAATAAGTAAGCCTTTATCAAGAATAGATGATGGGCCAAATAATAACGGATTTGTCACTACTACTAGATCTTCATCTAATAGCtctcaaaaaaatttagcTAATTTATCAAGACTTACAAGCATTTACGGAAATAGTGAAGAATTTAAACCCCAATCAGAACGAAAATACAAGCCTCTGCAGACTGTGGATAATAAACCCTATAAACATCTACAACGAACTGATAGTAATAATCACGATACTAGGTCTTACAAGCCATTACAGAGAGTAACTAGTAATAATAGCTCATCAGggaaattgaatttgaaacgTTTAAGTTCTCTAGAAGCACCCTCcaaaatttattcttcACGAGAGTTACTTAGACAATTATCGAGCAGAAGTTCTCGAATTGGTTCTTTGAAGGATCAATTAGACTCACCATCTGATTTAAGTAAGGTCACCTCATACTTTTCTACAGATACAGAATCAGCAGCAGAACTTCAAAAcgtaataattaaatatagaGATCCTATGGAAGAATCTGAAATTCCAGAGACAAAAATTCAACTAATTAGCAAAGATATCAACACCACACTACACTATGACACTACCGACTTGCTaactgaaaataataaaatggaACTGGtttataataaagatgaaaaagcTTGGATCTTACCCAATTTAATGTTACCACCTGGCATCTATCAGGTTCAATTTTTAGTAAATTCAGATTTAAAACACTCAGATTTTCTACCAACAGCGACTGATgattttggaaatattgTTAATTGGTTTGAAGTCTTGAGTGGATACGATTTTATTGAACCGTTTAgagatgaaaatattagtaGTGCAGACAATAGTGATGGAACTTTAATGCAAAACATAATTCCTGAGAAGCTAAAAACTATTTCAATGACTAAAATGGCAGGAAATGGCTCTAAAGGATCTACCCCTCGGTCAAATTATACTGGTGTAAGTAGGtctaattcattatctGCAAGTTCAAGTTCTTCGGTATGGAAATCTGTCAATGTTAATTTATTCACACCACTAGAACCTAATAAAGTAGAATATTCTACTGAAATCcctgaaatttttaaaaatacaactgaaaataatacttcGAATGCACCAATGCAATATCATCCAGAAAGAAAAAGGCCTGGTTTATTACATAATGTAGTCGATTGTAGTCAAGAAGAGTTGTTCGGCGATTTATTAGCAGATGGTTTAATGGATACGGAGACAGCAGAGCAAATGTTTCTGGATAAATATCCTGTGCCGGAGCTgccaatatatttaaactCCAAATATATGACACAAATAGTTGGCGAAATTAACCAACCTAGTGGATCTGGGCCACCATCTAgtctaaataataatgatttgaatCATATTATTCCACACGTTAACTTGCAGCATTTGTTAACAAGTAGTATCAGAGAGGAAATGATTAGTGTAGCTTGCACTACGAGATATGAAGGTAAATTCTTGACCCAGATTCTATACACTCCTTGCTTCTATGAAAATCTAAAATCTGGTGAAAATAATGAgctaaaataataaataaataaaattaaattatgcGAAGAATTATGTTCCTTTTTATTTAGATACTATTTATATTGATGCCATCAAtctattgaatattttatagaTAATTTTCATATCTCTTTTGTAGGAAATAAGACtataaattaatgatatttttagaaacatattttaatattgaagTAGTATAAAAGATAGTTCAACCGAATTCTAAGTGAAGGTGTTCGAATAAAAATAGGGGGAATAGCCAGTAAAACTACATAATATTACAAAGGGTATTTCTATCTGATAAGCTATCTTTTGATTTTCGTTGTCTGGATTCTTCTCTTCTACGTTTGATTATATCCATTTTTTCTCTCCAAGATTTCGATTTTGTATTCTTTTGATCCTTCGATGAAACGTTATATGGCACTGGTGTACTTTTTGACCTTTCTACAGGATGCATTTGTCTCTTTctgtttttaattttatctaaTATTAGGGTATTGGAGCCTGCTTGGTTATTATCGGGTTGTAATACTAGTTTTGATATTTCAGATTTTTGAGTTGCgtattttgtattatagTCAGTAATAAAAGCAGTAGTGGTAATATTTTCAGTTTCATTTGTGGTACTGTCTTTGATATGGCTGCTAATTATGTATTCAAAAGGAGATGGTGATCTTGAAAAAGGTTCCACATAACTATTTATGgagatattttttgtatCTTTTGTACCTCTGGTATCTGTTCTATGGAATGCCCATTCACCAATACTATTCACTGTTCTAATTGATCTGTGGGCAATTGTAGTGGTAttagattttattttcgATGGTTCATACATTTCTAAACCTTCAGGATATTCAATTTCACCATATTCCTCATCAGAACTTAAAGTTGTGTATAATTGTCTGGGAATGTCTTCAGAAGATGAATGGTCTATTAAGTGGTTACTATGAATACGTGTAGTATTGAATTcagtatttattttttgattatcCTTTTTGTTTCTATCGTCACCTGATGGTTTACAATTTaagttttttaaattattggtCAGTTCGTTAATTTCgctaatatttttattagttcTAATGTAAGAGGAGTTATCATTAATTGCAACTAGTGTgtagaataaaattttaggATAGTCTCTATTAAAGTCCAATAACTCTTGCAACGTTAATATTTCCAAGTTATCCATTGagaatttcaaatcataAAGAAGCCAATCATCCTGAATATCTGCCACGTCTCTATTGCTATCTGATTGACGAATTGCTGTATAGGTCTTTTCAGCATGTGgatgataaattagaatGCATTGTAAAACCAGTCTAAAATGACCTAAAGAATCTGATATTGAAATGCTTGGTAAAATTGACATAGC from Henningerozyma blattae CBS 6284 chromosome 4, complete genome encodes the following:
- the SIP1 gene encoding Sip1p (similar to Saccharomyces cerevisiae SIP1 (YDR422C); ancestral locus Anc_5.527), translated to MGNNPSILDSETNESTNRNINNNSNNNNNSSTLIIERNDSITSTLFPSRSSSSRQKYLTKNQGENPNNVSLFKQNYSLTQNNETYEPILKPLSSPENDTNITYNNSTFNNSRASKNSDQDIIRNDNDPINNQQQPLLILSPGPSHPTVEQSKQQANYNEDQEMFKNGITQTKNSSSYRNTSPNIPSNTNNIINMNSHNYASSHRPSVVALKKSLEETLDFTTNDPRQIYSSRSSQSSFSTMSNTRSASIDIPTRNSASRVGSQYFDADFNVPRFENDFLHPDEPALNQKLIQNMLTQERRKDQHNNQSFFTTDTTNGIPNGLTNSSKHFRDEPSASSNKIQNTKRNNSLNLSSQFDIDMNDNTRTNFIRAGADFKNSKDDANRTISKLLRDDTDVTSSTLIQDDGDDDDILLSRKSVAFDQETSGDQTLTFKPSTVSQTEMDVLLDPIGISTRKSKRGNVKSNKKPKAFIRDGQKIYPGEDEDDEIVETITSNRRNNISSTISKPLSRIDDGPNNNGFVTTTRSSSNSSQKNLANLSRLTSIYGNSEEFKPQSERKYKPLQTVDNKPYKHLQRTDSNNHDTRSYKPLQRVTSNNSSSGKLNLKRLSSLEAPSKIYSSRELLRQLSSRSSRIGSLKDQLDSPSDLSKVTSYFSTDTESAAELQNVIIKYRDPMEESEIPETKIQLISKDINTTLHYDTTDLLTENNKMELVYNKDEKAWILPNLMLPPGIYQVQFLVNSDLKHSDFLPTATDDFGNIVNWFEVLSGYDFIEPFRDENISSADNSDGTLMQNIIPEKLKTISMTKMAGNGSKGSTPRSNYTGVSRSNSLSASSSSSVWKSVNVNLFTPLEPNKVEYSTEIPEIFKNTTENNTSNAPMQYHPERKRPGLLHNVVDCSQEELFGDLLADGLMDTETAEQMFLDKYPVPELPIYLNSKYMTQIVGEINQPSGSGPPSSLNNNDLNHIIPHVNLQHLLTSSIREEMISVACTTRYEGKFLTQILYTPCFYENLKSGENNELK